From a single Solenopsis invicta isolate M01_SB chromosome 6, UNIL_Sinv_3.0, whole genome shotgun sequence genomic region:
- the LOC105203780 gene encoding sorting nexin-24 — MYEAFISGYRLADVSHGKPYYVYCIEILESKTGARYFIERRYSEFSALHRKLKKDNSDIAPFPPKRVRNSQPKVLEQRRAALELYIQKMLSLLATKQQVLNFLGIESQEAAFHQRIHKTADNSMHNHPNTLGHHPVLTFHCDPYVSADSISSLSDVVTNGVLLGIYKS, encoded by the exons ATGTACGAAGCTTTCATTAGCGGTTATCGTTTAGCTGATGTATCACATGGCAAACCTTATTATGTTTATTGCATCGAGATTTTGGAGTCAAAGACTGGCGCTCGATATTTCATCGAGAGAAGATACAGCGAATTTAGTGCATTACATCGTAAG tTGAAGAAAGATAATTCAGATATTGCACCATTTCCGCCAAAGAGAGTAAGAAATTCCCAACCAAAAGTATTGGAACAGCGACGAGCAGCTTTAGAATTGTATATACAGAAAATGCTAAGTCTGTTAGCAACGAAACAGCAAGTCCTCAATTTTTTGGGTATAGAAAGCCAAGAAGCTGCATTTCATCaaag AATACATAAAACTGCAGATAATTCAATGCATAATCATCCAAATACATTGGGGCATCATCCAGTTTTGACCTTCCATTGTGATCCATATGTCTCAGCTGACTCGATTAGCAGTCTTTCAGATGTTGTGACTAACGGTGTATTACTAGGTATATATAAATCGTGA